A single genomic interval of Stieleria maiorica harbors:
- a CDS encoding NirA family protein, with translation MLNMSSDKAFTEEQKQFLSGFAFGTDVARAVSGLPVISNGSSCAGDASVTIGAKPTTTLPVGPEKIALIAQQETESAGKTLCKEELAKRDKNPLDMWDEMQARSDAGEFPKGTDVFLQKFHGLFYVAPAQNSYMCRMRIPGGLLHSWQLTGLADLADRSAGGFLDVTTRANLQYREIPADQAMNILYGLRELEIVNLGAGGDNIRNCTASPLSGIDSDELIETIPLAKRMHHYILNNREMYGLPRKFNIAFDGGGTISALDDTNDIGFHAVAIEESNATADFPAGVYFQLTLGGITGHKDFARPTGVLLRPDQCLAVAGAIVRVFVKSGDRTDRKKARLKYVLDDWGFDKFVAAVEEQLGVTLGRFDESKLTRSVAENRLAHIGFHQQSQSGKSYVGVVLPVGRMTSDQARGIAKIANEYGNGEIRLTVWQNLLIPNLSDADIDAVKERLVEIGLGYEASSFRAGLVACTGSGGCKFAAAETKTQAMALAEHLESQFELDSPINIHLTGCHHSCAQHYIGDIGLLGCKVEKGDDMVDGYHVHLGGGWGDRQGIARLIFESVAFEDMPELISFIVGGYLEQRREGETFVEFTSRSSDYELKSLARALV, from the coding sequence CTGTTGAACATGTCCAGCGATAAAGCGTTCACCGAAGAACAAAAACAATTTCTGTCCGGATTTGCATTCGGCACGGATGTGGCGCGTGCGGTCAGCGGATTGCCCGTGATCAGCAACGGCAGCAGTTGTGCCGGCGATGCCTCGGTCACGATCGGGGCCAAACCCACCACGACGCTGCCGGTCGGCCCCGAGAAAATCGCCTTGATCGCGCAGCAGGAAACCGAATCGGCCGGCAAAACGCTGTGCAAAGAAGAACTGGCCAAGCGGGACAAGAATCCGTTGGACATGTGGGACGAAATGCAGGCGCGCAGCGACGCCGGCGAATTTCCCAAAGGCACCGATGTCTTCCTGCAAAAATTTCACGGCCTGTTCTACGTCGCCCCGGCACAAAACAGTTACATGTGCCGCATGCGAATCCCCGGCGGACTTCTGCACAGTTGGCAATTGACCGGGTTGGCGGATCTTGCCGATCGCTCGGCCGGCGGATTCTTGGACGTCACCACGCGGGCCAATTTGCAATACCGCGAAATCCCCGCCGACCAGGCGATGAACATCCTGTACGGGCTGCGTGAACTGGAGATCGTCAATCTGGGCGCCGGCGGCGACAACATTCGCAACTGCACCGCCAGCCCGCTTTCGGGCATCGATTCCGATGAGCTGATCGAAACGATCCCGTTGGCGAAACGGATGCACCATTACATCTTGAACAACCGCGAGATGTACGGATTGCCGCGAAAGTTCAACATCGCGTTCGACGGCGGGGGAACGATCAGCGCCCTGGACGACACCAACGACATCGGGTTTCATGCCGTCGCGATCGAAGAATCCAATGCGACGGCCGACTTTCCCGCCGGTGTTTATTTCCAACTCACGCTCGGCGGCATCACCGGTCACAAAGATTTTGCCCGGCCGACCGGTGTCCTGTTGCGGCCGGATCAATGCCTGGCCGTCGCCGGCGCCATCGTCCGCGTGTTCGTCAAATCAGGCGATCGCACCGATCGCAAAAAAGCTCGTTTGAAATATGTGCTGGACGATTGGGGATTCGACAAGTTTGTCGCAGCGGTCGAAGAGCAACTCGGGGTCACGCTGGGACGATTCGACGAATCAAAACTGACACGGTCGGTTGCGGAGAATCGTCTCGCCCATATCGGATTCCATCAACAATCCCAGTCGGGCAAGTCCTACGTCGGCGTGGTCCTGCCGGTCGGACGGATGACCAGCGACCAGGCTCGCGGGATCGCGAAGATCGCAAACGAATATGGCAACGGAGAGATTCGATTGACCGTCTGGCAGAACCTGCTGATCCCCAATCTTTCCGACGCTGACATCGATGCGGTCAAAGAACGATTGGTTGAAATCGGATTGGGGTATGAAGCGAGCAGCTTTCGCGCCGGTCTGGTGGCCTGTACCGGCAGCGGCGGATGCAAGTTTGCCGCCGCGGAAACCAAAACCCAGGCCATGGCCCTGGCCGAACACCTGGAATCCCAATTCGAACTCGACAGCCCGATTAACATTCACCTGACCGGGTGCCACCACAGTTGTGCCCAGCACTACATCGGCGACATCGGGTTGCTGGGATGCAAGGTCGAAAAGGGCGACGACATGGTAGACGGGTACCACGTTCACCTGGGCGGCGGCTGGGGTGATCGCCAGGGCATCGCACGGTTGATCTTTGAATCGGTCGCGTTCGAAGACATGCCCGAATTGATCTCGTTCATCGTCGGCGGCTACCTGGAACAACGACGCGAGGGCGAGACGTTTGTTGAATTCACGTCCCGGTCGTCCGACTACGAACTGAAATCACTCGCCAGAGCCTTGGTCTGA
- a CDS encoding sulfite reductase subunit alpha, translated as MSTSFIPETAPFNEEQRAWLNGFFAGMMGMQPGGDASAVMNAAGVSAGSLPGVAVQENEPEPEEDFPWHDDSLPIVDRMALAEGKPVERRLMAAMAQLDCGSCGYLCKTYSEAIASGEETNLTLCSPGGKETSKMIKQVLKESGDGGAAPAKPANGTAAGGTSAAGFSRKTPYSAKLIESRPLNGEGSAKDTRHVAIDLGDSDIRYEVGDALGIYPTNCGELVEAIVAAIGADPKLLTVTPGGEPKSLANALCEDFCLKDPSDELLELALSRVSDIAIKTTLSEMLEEGAPDGFDVLDVLQLAGAVPISATEFLETLSPLNPRLYSIASSQACVGNQVHLTVGKVTYDRDGRLRKGAASTMLADRLEPGATLRVFTQANHGGFTVPSDPNTPMIMVGPGTGIAPFLAFLQERDATKSPGKNWLFFGDQHAATDFLYQEELQAYLDAGLLTRLDTAFSRDGAEKVYVQDRMKQNAAELWTWLQQGAHFYVCGDASRMAVDVDRTLKAIVASEGGMSEKAAEDYVASLSKAKRYVRDVY; from the coding sequence ATGAGCACCAGCTTCATTCCCGAAACGGCTCCCTTTAACGAAGAACAACGCGCCTGGTTGAACGGGTTTTTCGCAGGCATGATGGGCATGCAACCCGGCGGCGATGCCTCGGCGGTGATGAACGCCGCCGGCGTGTCCGCGGGTTCCCTGCCCGGTGTCGCGGTGCAGGAAAACGAACCCGAGCCGGAAGAGGACTTCCCCTGGCACGACGACTCGCTGCCGATCGTCGACCGCATGGCGTTGGCCGAAGGCAAACCGGTCGAGCGGCGTCTGATGGCGGCGATGGCACAGTTGGATTGCGGGTCGTGTGGTTATCTTTGCAAGACTTACAGCGAGGCGATCGCATCGGGAGAAGAAACCAACCTGACGCTGTGCAGCCCCGGTGGTAAAGAAACCTCCAAAATGATCAAGCAAGTGCTTAAGGAGTCTGGGGACGGGGGGGCTGCGCCGGCCAAACCAGCCAATGGCACCGCTGCGGGCGGCACGTCAGCGGCGGGATTCAGCCGCAAGACACCGTATTCGGCAAAGCTGATCGAGTCGCGACCGCTCAACGGTGAGGGATCCGCTAAAGACACGCGCCACGTGGCGATTGATCTCGGTGATTCCGACATCCGCTACGAAGTCGGCGATGCCCTGGGGATTTATCCGACCAATTGCGGCGAGTTGGTCGAAGCGATTGTCGCTGCGATCGGAGCCGATCCCAAGTTGTTGACCGTGACCCCGGGCGGGGAACCCAAGTCGCTGGCCAACGCGCTTTGCGAAGACTTTTGTCTGAAAGATCCCAGCGACGAATTGCTGGAATTAGCGCTCAGCCGTGTCTCGGACATCGCGATCAAAACAACGCTTAGCGAGATGCTCGAAGAGGGGGCACCCGACGGATTCGATGTGTTGGACGTCTTGCAATTGGCCGGTGCGGTTCCGATCAGCGCCACCGAGTTTCTGGAAACACTCTCGCCGCTGAATCCGCGGCTGTATTCGATCGCCAGCAGCCAGGCATGCGTCGGAAATCAGGTCCACCTGACCGTCGGAAAGGTCACCTATGATCGCGACGGACGGTTGCGCAAAGGGGCGGCGAGTACGATGTTGGCCGATCGGCTGGAACCAGGCGCGACACTGCGTGTGTTCACCCAAGCCAATCACGGCGGATTCACCGTGCCGTCGGATCCCAACACCCCGATGATCATGGTCGGACCGGGAACGGGCATCGCTCCGTTCTTGGCATTCCTGCAAGAACGCGATGCCACCAAGTCGCCGGGCAAGAACTGGTTGTTCTTCGGCGACCAACATGCCGCGACCGATTTCTTGTACCAAGAAGAATTGCAAGCCTACCTCGACGCCGGTCTGCTGACGCGGTTGGACACGGCGTTCAGCCGCGACGGTGCGGAAAAGGTGTACGTCCAGGACCGGATGAAACAAAACGCCGCCGAGCTATGGACCTGGCTGCAGCAAGGGGCCCACTTCTATGTCTGTGGCGACGCCAGCCGCATGGCGGTCGATGTCGACCGCACGCTCAAGGCCATCGTCGCGTCCGAAGGCGGCATGTCCGAGAAGGCCGCCGAGGACTATGTCGCGTCACTGAGCAAGGCCAAGCGATACGTGCGAGACGTTTATTGA
- a CDS encoding response regulator transcription factor — protein sequence MSLKTLVVDDHEAARLGLMELLVGTAVSVAKTVADGESALRYLDEDKCDVVLIDVQMKKMDGLTLLTSIRQAHPNLPVVLISAYDYPVYLARAVANGAHDYVLKSDSAGQIEQTLSHACESGSSYPGGRLDNVKKKMSETIRSNQLPPELPVTSREAQVLRHIAFGLSNREIAKSLGISVETVKEHVQNILRKTGASDRTDVAVRAVRLGLVD from the coding sequence ATGTCGTTGAAAACGCTGGTCGTAGACGACCATGAAGCCGCTCGTCTCGGGCTGATGGAGCTCTTGGTCGGGACGGCGGTCAGCGTCGCAAAGACTGTCGCCGATGGCGAGAGCGCGCTGCGCTACCTGGACGAAGACAAGTGCGACGTTGTCTTAATCGATGTCCAAATGAAAAAGATGGACGGGTTGACGCTGTTGACCTCGATTCGTCAGGCCCATCCCAACTTGCCGGTCGTATTGATCAGTGCGTACGACTATCCGGTCTATTTGGCCCGTGCGGTCGCCAACGGAGCGCATGATTATGTGCTCAAGAGCGATTCGGCAGGGCAGATCGAGCAGACGCTCAGCCACGCCTGTGAGAGCGGGTCGTCTTATCCGGGCGGACGGCTGGATAACGTGAAGAAGAAGATGTCCGAAACGATCCGATCCAACCAACTGCCACCGGAATTGCCGGTCACGTCACGCGAGGCGCAGGTCCTGCGTCACATCGCATTCGGATTGAGCAACCGCGAGATCGCCAAGTCGTTGGGCATCAGTGTCGAAACCGTCAAAGAGCACGTGCAGAATATCTTGCGAAAGACCGGCGCCTCGGATCGCACCGACGTCGCCGTCCGCGCCGTCCGCTTGGGATTGGTCGACTGA
- a CDS encoding sigma-54-dependent transcriptional regulator has translation MKDTASILLVDDDWHLVQSMAEWLREIGHTVHVADCLSGAKASLDQHRFDLVITDLRLRDEDGFQLISHTRQKHPETTVLVMTGYATPDTAIEAIKAGAFDLLTKPLIDDELNLAISRAVSQRDIALENEKLRKKLDSRSGLENILSHDYRMMKIFDVIDSVADARASILITGENGTGKSMIARAIHERSSRRSKPFVEVACGALPDNLLESELFGHVKGAFTGASGDRVGKFQLADKGTLFLDEIGTATAAMQVKLLRVLQEFQFEPLGGTHTHSVDTRVILATNEDLSRAVTEGAFRQDLYYRINVVNIVLPSLRERVGDIPLLVDHFLREAAETCGREIEGFDQQAMATLQSYRWPGNVRQLQNVVERAVLLSRDSQLTLEDLPPEILGRVADPLASAIQPAAGEHVVKPFAMTPASYQDKSLREALEGPEREIILHSLRRHNWNRAATADALDINRTTLYKKMKRLGLDDPRLQFAMDS, from the coding sequence ATGAAAGACACCGCCTCCATTTTGCTCGTCGACGATGATTGGCATCTGGTCCAGTCGATGGCCGAATGGCTGCGAGAAATCGGGCACACGGTCCACGTCGCTGATTGCTTGAGCGGGGCCAAGGCCAGCCTGGATCAGCATCGGTTTGACTTGGTGATCACAGACCTCCGCTTGCGCGACGAGGACGGATTCCAGCTGATCAGCCACACGCGTCAGAAGCACCCGGAAACCACCGTGTTGGTGATGACCGGATACGCGACGCCCGACACCGCAATCGAAGCGATCAAGGCGGGTGCGTTCGATTTGCTGACCAAACCGCTAATCGACGACGAATTGAACTTGGCGATCAGCCGCGCGGTGTCGCAACGCGATATCGCGTTGGAGAACGAAAAACTGCGCAAGAAGCTGGACAGTCGAAGCGGGCTGGAGAACATTCTCAGCCACGACTATCGAATGATGAAGATCTTCGATGTGATCGACAGTGTGGCCGATGCCCGGGCGTCGATCTTGATCACCGGAGAAAACGGAACCGGCAAAAGCATGATCGCGCGTGCGATTCATGAACGCAGTTCACGTCGGTCCAAACCGTTCGTCGAAGTGGCCTGCGGTGCCTTGCCGGACAACTTGCTGGAGAGCGAATTGTTCGGCCACGTCAAAGGCGCGTTCACCGGCGCCAGTGGCGACCGGGTCGGCAAGTTCCAACTGGCGGACAAGGGCACGTTGTTCCTGGACGAGATCGGGACGGCGACCGCCGCGATGCAAGTCAAACTGTTGCGGGTGCTGCAAGAATTTCAGTTCGAACCACTCGGCGGCACGCACACCCACTCGGTCGACACGCGTGTCATCTTGGCGACCAACGAAGACCTTTCCCGCGCGGTCACCGAGGGTGCGTTCCGGCAAGATTTGTACTACCGGATCAACGTCGTCAACATCGTCCTGCCTTCGTTGCGTGAACGTGTCGGCGACATCCCCTTGTTGGTCGATCACTTTCTGCGCGAGGCCGCCGAAACGTGTGGCCGCGAAATCGAGGGGTTCGACCAACAGGCGATGGCGACACTGCAATCCTACCGTTGGCCCGGCAATGTCCGCCAACTGCAGAACGTCGTCGAGCGAGCCGTGTTGTTATCCCGCGACAGCCAACTGACGCTGGAAGACTTGCCGCCGGAAATCTTGGGCCGCGTCGCCGATCCGTTGGCGTCGGCGATCCAGCCGGCCGCCGGCGAACACGTGGTCAAACCCTTTGCGATGACACCGGCCAGTTACCAGGACAAAAGTCTGCGTGAGGCGCTCGAAGGGCCCGAACGCGAGATCATCCTGCATTCGCTTCGCCGCCACAATTGGAACCGAGCCGCCACGGCAGACGCCTTGGACATCAACCGCACCACGCTGTACAAGAAAATGAAGCGGTTGGGGCTGGACGATCCAAGGCTGCAATTCGCGATGGATTCCTAG
- a CDS encoding ThuA domain-containing protein: MISRTLVSAFCLLFVPLISVSLHGNSAAAQSGVLHFPAQGDSAGKIVLVSGDEEYRTEESMPMLAKILSVKHGFGCTVLFSMSADGSYIDPNNQRGVVGWEALDDADLMIIGTRFRSPSESQAAHITKFIDDGKPLIGIRTATHAFNGKQSFGGELTYSNFGLKILGEQWVSHHGQHKRQGARAVIVDQAKDHPILNSVGEIFVPSDVYGVTHLTDRDTILLRGAVTESLDPNSANIEGAKNDPMQPLAWLHPYVSPAGTKGQAFCTTTGASVDLVSEDLRRMLVNATYYLLDKEVPEKADVAYVDPYYPTFYGFINDAAYWKGLNLQPSDFELGKSPHREDPKGSPEWPFRDRP, encoded by the coding sequence AGTCGGGTGTGCTGCACTTTCCCGCCCAAGGGGACTCGGCCGGCAAAATCGTGTTGGTTTCGGGTGATGAAGAGTATCGCACCGAAGAATCGATGCCGATGCTCGCCAAGATTCTGAGCGTCAAACACGGCTTTGGTTGCACGGTGTTGTTTTCGATGTCCGCCGACGGCAGCTACATCGATCCCAACAATCAACGCGGTGTCGTCGGCTGGGAAGCACTGGACGACGCGGATCTGATGATCATCGGCACGCGATTCCGTTCACCCAGCGAATCACAAGCGGCACACATCACCAAGTTCATCGACGACGGCAAACCGTTGATCGGGATTCGCACCGCGACACACGCCTTCAACGGCAAACAGTCGTTCGGCGGCGAGCTGACGTACAGCAATTTCGGCCTGAAAATCCTGGGCGAACAATGGGTCAGCCACCACGGCCAACACAAACGCCAAGGCGCCCGTGCCGTCATCGTCGACCAGGCCAAAGACCATCCGATTCTCAATTCGGTCGGCGAAATCTTCGTCCCGTCGGACGTCTATGGCGTCACCCACCTGACCGACCGGGACACGATCCTGTTGCGTGGGGCGGTGACCGAATCGCTGGATCCGAATTCGGCCAACATCGAAGGCGCCAAGAATGATCCGATGCAGCCCCTGGCCTGGCTGCACCCCTATGTCTCGCCCGCGGGCACCAAGGGACAAGCGTTTTGCACGACCACCGGGGCGAGCGTCGATTTGGTCAGCGAGGATCTGCGCCGGATGCTGGTCAATGCGACCTACTATCTGCTGGACAAAGAGGTGCCCGAGAAAGCCGATGTCGCCTACGTCGATCCGTACTACCCGACCTTTTACGGCTTCATCAACGATGCCGCCTATTGGAAAGGTCTGAACCTGCAACCGTCGGATTTCGAGCTCGGCAAATCACCGCATCGCGAAGACCCCAAGGGCAGCCCCGAGTGGCCGTTCCGCGATCGCCCGTAA